gtcttggctcacacatacacacacataaacgcTTCCCCCTGGCTCTCTCCTCTCTCGCCGCCCGAACCCTTTGAAGATAACTTTTTCTTATTACCCTAACAATAGCGGCACGGAATGCAACTTTAATTCACGCTCGGAAAACGAGACGGAGAGGAACAGGACACCGCGccgctcgctctctctctttcccgcTTGTTCCTCCTGCGGGTCGGAAAAAACGAGTGAgcgtggaggaggaggaggagaaggaggaggagaagttaaagagaaaaagagatagGCGAAGCGGGAGAAAAGTTCAAATAGAAATCGCAAGGTaaagcttttttatttcttaggCGTGAAAATGGTCCTGAGtatctcttctgtttttttctccctcgttttcttcctcctctgagtTTAAGATTGCCGAAGAGCTGACGTGCGCTCTTCTTACCTCGCGAGCACTCAGGTACTTTTAACACACACTTAACAAAAACACACCTCAGTGCTGACGGGACTCATCCGCTGAAGTGCCACCCACTGCACCGACAGTAACTCTTACCTTCTCCTCGAGGACCCTGCTCTCAActtttctgcctctcttcttttactgcttttttttttcttaccctGACATCCTTTCCTTCTGTCTACCATTGcctcctgctctctctttctgtttttctcgCTCTCTCTTGGCGGTAGGTAGGCAGGCAGGGCTGACAGGTCCTCTTACAGACAAGGAGGAAATGGTTGCCCTTTGAAGTGGAATTGGGGGCCTGTGGAACTGTCTAGTGCACGATTAGCGTGGAGCTCAGAGGGGGAAGAAGGAGAGTGGAAGCAGGTTAAATGCAGGGTaaaggcagggagagaaaatATACAACCAGTAGGGATAAAATATGAGGATAAAGGAGGAAATAAAAGTCCTTTCAGAGACATACTTCATTAAGTAAACATCCTATCACCTTTAAACTTTCAACAAACAAGTATCTGTCATTTCTGCTAGAAAGTTACATGACTTTAGTTCAAACAGGAAAAGTGTTTTGCACCttttaagattaaaatattGTCTGTAAGTGGTAAAGAAAAATCTTGTGTCAAAATCGGGCAGGATAAATCTTGATTAAGTTTCCTGGTGGAATTATGCGagacagttttccatttcataATCACATTTATAATGTTAAGTGTGACGGCTGAGACGGCGCATCTCCTTATACTGTATGTACAGCACAGTCTTTAGGTATTTAGACAGCCacaccattttttaaacaacattttgCTTCTTCAGCTGTGTTaacatgttgaaaaaataattgcctCCTTAACCTAAtgactggttgtgccacccttggcagaaACAaatgcaagcaagcatttgtggtAGCTGGCAATGAGTCTTATAAATCAGTGTAGAGGAAGTTTGGCCCACTTGTCTCTGTGGAATTGTTTAATTCAGCCACGTCGGAGGGTTTTTCAACCATAAATGGCCTGCTTAAgatcatgccacagcatctaaATCAGATTTACAGTAAGTCCTGattttgactaggccactccaaaacctttactttgtttgttttgtttggtttttttttatatatttttgccaTTCAGATGTGGACTTACTGTTTGATTCAGGTCATTGTCCCGCTGCATAACTCAAGTGATCTTGAGGTCACGGACTGATTGACATTCTTCTTTTGGATTTTAATGGTTTCATCAGTAACAGcaagtcatccaggtcctgaagcagtaAAACAGCCCCAGAGCATGACACTatcaccaccatgtttgactgttggtataaTGTTCTTGTTATaaaatgctgttagttttatGCAGGATGTAACAGTTCAGCTTTATCTCATAAGTCCACATATTTTCCTAAAAGTCATGGGATtcttcaggatgtttttttttgttgttgttgttttttaaatgtgagatgcacctttgtgttcttttaagGTCAGCAGCAGCCTTAGCTTTAGAACTcacccatggatgccatttttgccattttcctaTTGTTGAATCACGAGAACTGACTTTAACTGAGTCAGATAAAGCCTGCATGTCTTCAGATGTTGTTTGTAACCTCCTAAGCAAGTTGTCAATGTGTTCTTAGACTAATTTTGTAGGCCAGCCATTTTCGGGAAGGTTCACCACCGTTCTATGTTTTCTCCGtttgtgaataatggctctcactatgGTTCATGCGAGTCCCAAAGCCTTTAGAAAGCCTTCTTCTGACTGACTTTTGCCAGAGTTTAGTTTAgcagctggctccactgaatAATCTTGTATTGATATGACAACACTGCCTGTCGAGGTTGTGTGAAGTACTTTACTACCCAGTGGTGATGCTCACCCTaataaaagtgaagaaaagaaTATTCACCCAATCATTTCTGAGATTTTTTATAGGGTTCTGGCCTTTCTAAACACCATCTAACACAAATATACCAAGAAGCTTTTCAACATATCTGTCATGGTTCAATAATGTTACCTTCCTGTTTAAGCCCTCTTAACAAAAATCAGTTCCAAACAAATATTCATTCAAGGTTTGATTTTATCCATTCATCAGTttcctttaaaacaattttatcTCCCAAATAATAAAGTTAATAATATTTTCACAGCACATAGGCTACTGAGCTGCTGCAGCCAATAGTTCAGAGAGACATTTCTTAACATAAATTACAATGACAAAATGATTTGTTTCTTTAGAGATGTGATCAAGAAGTTTTTCAATATAAgcatcaatttaaaataaaccaaaaacaatgaacaatgaaaacaaagaaatgaacatGTTATTTCCCTGACAACAGACAAATGTGTTATTCTCCATAATGCATTATGTCCTCTTCTTTGAGAGTAGGTTACACTTAGAAGCACTTGTAAAACAGCTTGACTGTACCATCATTGGTTGTCGTGCACACTATTTTGTGCCACTGTTTTCCCCCTGACTTCAGCTGCTCCATGCAGGTTCCCAAGTGGTCATCATCCCCACGAAGACCCTCGTCAGCCTCCCAGACATCTATTTTCATCATATCGCTGCTAGCCTTTTTGAACTGCAGCTTCTCATACCAAACTGGGTACGCATTTCCATAGATGGTTTTGGTGTGTTTGGTCTCGCTGCCGATTGTCACCTAAGAGAGGTTGAACAGAGAAATGTTAACCATTTAGAAAGACTCACATGGAGAGAAGTCATATATCTACAAAAAGGCagggagaaataaaaaaaagaacatttaacaACTATACAATGATACAATTATTATGTTTCTATATTATTGTTGTATTAAAGTTAGtgtaagttttagtttttaactcCAAAAATAGATGTGGACACATATTATTTTAAGTACAATATTAATTATTCATTATTTGATACTGCATACACAAATTGATTTATCATGTAAGGCTGTTAAAATAGTCAAGTTACACATGATTTCCATAGTatccttaaaaaattaatttacaAATGTTGGTTCTGCGCTGGTTTCTAgtataaacttttaaaaagaattGAAAGTCAAGCCCTAACATGTCTTAAAATGCTTATGTTGTTATATTGCCTATTATAGCCTCTAAAAGTAGTATGAGAGGTAGAACCTTCAGTTGTCAAGTCCTTAGGAGTCAGCTACCAGTAAGGGTTCAGGAGGCAGATGCTCTATCTACTTTAGAAAGAGGGCTTAAAGCTTTTTGATAAAGCTTCTAGCAATGGCTTGCACTATTTATGCTGATATAGGCCTCAACTGTTGGTGGATCTAGCCCTTCCTGTCTGCATTATACATCTTTAATCTTAATTCCCCATTAACTTACTGTACATATTCTTGAGAATGTTTGCACTTCCATGTTCCATGGATCCCAGTGGATCAGTTTTACAGCCACCGCCTCAATATTTATGGTAATCTTTGAGCTGTTAGATTCCAACTGCTATAACTGATATAATCAGCCTTGCTCTATCATCATCATAACTGCAAATAATAAGACATGCTGACTTTCACATTATCGGTCTAGTATCATTACTTTGCTGTTTTGGGGACAAACTTTAACCACTATTATCAGCATTGTAGCAATTAGTCTGTGTTAGAAGGAGTGATGCCTGCAGGCTAGTTTAGGCAGAGAACTCAAGGTGTAAtaattcacacctgacatgcatcatTATCTAATCACCTGACAAACATCTTCCCAATTAGTGGTTTCTTTAAGCTGAATTCCAGTCCCTGCCATAAACAGCTCTGTCCTTCATCAGTACTGAGGTCCTGCTCCCTGCCCCCGGTATCCACCTGTAGACTCTGATGATAGTTTAAGATATGATTTCATTACGCAAATTCaccttgtaaaataaatctgaaaggAGTGGTGACACCAACAACAACTATGTTCTGCTGCAGCAATAAATGCTTTAAATCATTATAATTGAGAGTTGTATGACTGAACTGTTATTGTCATTGCTTTTGCTCCATTGGTCTGTCTCTTTAGCCCAACACAGTCTCAGCAGATGGCTGTTAAAAATGAGTTTGgcaatgtttatttttgtctgcctttcaaagaaaaacatgctgTTAAAAAACTCACCTTAACATAGGGATCTGGGTCCTGAAGTCCATCCCCTGTAAGATCATGGCCGCTTATCACCCACACGTCTACTCGTTTACCCACACATGACCCAGCTACAGCCTGGAAGGGTAAAATCATCAGCAGTGAGGCAAACACAGCAAGCTTCATCTTGAAAGATGTCTTCAGCCtgagagaaagacactgaaagtCTTTCTGAAACACTCAACTGTTTTATAGACCGACTGAGACAGAGGGCGGTGCTAATACAGGTGAGTGTCACACCCATCTCTGTTTAACAGTATCTCACCTGCAGTAGGAATTCAGGCTGAGTGGGatattaaccctttatagggcactcattgaaatatttgaaaattcCAATTAAGCTCAAGAATGTAATTTCTGGACACCCCAGTTAGTTAAACTTTTGTCAcatatttatttcttcatttttatggtaaaaatcaAGCTCAgcaaagtgaccatatatggttcattgcctatttttcatttaaaaaatccataaagTGTATGCATATTATAAATAAACTCATTTAGTGTCTAATGAAAATTTATTTGCCCATTAAAAAGTTATGTAAATATAACATATTCATTTTACAGGACATGATGAAGATTGCCTTTAGATTTTGACTCCTTTTAGAGG
The Cheilinus undulatus linkage group 5, ASM1832078v1, whole genome shotgun sequence DNA segment above includes these coding regions:
- the LOC121510193 gene encoding protein C2-DOMAIN ABA-RELATED 11-like, giving the protein MKLAVFASLLMILPFQAVAGSCVGKRVDVWVISGHDLTGDGLQDPDPYVKVTIGSETKHTKTIYGNAYPVWYEKLQFKKASSDMMKIDVWEADEGLRGDDDHLGTCMEQLKSGGKQWHKIVCTTTNDGTVKLFYKCF